From Monomorium pharaonis isolate MP-MQ-018 chromosome 9, ASM1337386v2, whole genome shotgun sequence, the proteins below share one genomic window:
- the LOC105835967 gene encoding DET1- and DDB1-associated protein 1 has protein sequence MSVAEFLKGLPSHNENNFANFHTDNGNRTCVKRPSVYLPTKDYPSEQIIVTEKTTILLRYLHQQWDKKNADRKREFLSTNGDPQDDASAVRSKRPRLDLNNSL, from the exons atg TCTGTTGctgaatttttaaaaggtcTTCCTTCACATAACGAgaacaattttgcaaattttcatACTGATAATGGAAATCGGACATGTGTGAAAAGACCATCGGTTTATCTTCCTACAAAGGATTATCCTTCCGAACAAA TTATAGTCACTGAgaaaactaccattttattgAGATATCTACATCAACAATGggataaaaag AACGCCGATAGAAAAAGAGAGTTCTTGTCTACCAATGGCGATCCCCAGGATGATGCATCTGCAGTACGCAGTAAAAGGCCACGTCTCGACCTGAATAAtagtctttaa
- the LOC105835972 gene encoding protein tamozhennic isoform X1, whose amino-acid sequence MCTRVKMANDLIMRGKDRLQEISMKLEQSHLVYLQTDDSPLKLQQRHKLEGFIKEYLCLVPNENKYVFQETADILHRSAATVTDFSGYRAATAWSAISLYAANLLAQPWRKEYRTVRTYSGYYKHEVEANLIGAELMFEQMGYKHTALGVLTLQGPIDPDKVSNVSRDAIVAFVECQIFKQIWESVSQKYTISWLEVLEFRENHVGAPEQAIRALNYRFLEKVHQNRVKADSYKNYYPQQMGIDVVSLHPSYRHIMHANYNATMPSTYQTDYRHIEDTTNVAVPTNYRYYQPIDHHGFVNCCANYGLPSHGNKFYSNNVPNPYCATLPAYAARVPTGRLIELDVPVSVANYDKTHALRKSMSHRISDLDEVDFYKRQSSDGDHYEHGKNDRKIASKSNSNARRDGYDTWDFVYRNLESLGYYKDLDDRDNVLHHKKELDSIHIKHKTFRQAENEDKYSAHRLEKKNGSRIEVNEAIDSSETNGENHQDILPFKKKSSSFDLSDSNRYSIDAHNRDKKHNSQTLPIPRTHKSSDQIAKIADSLKNLDITQMSKQKKKEEDEKRWNCATCTYLNMPDCDICEMCAKSRCKGNEDKPLASGGKECPKCTLVNEKNVSICDACQTSLKDSPTYI is encoded by the exons ATGTGTACaa gAGTAAAAATGGCGAATGACTTGATAATGAGAGGCAAAGATAGATTACAAGAAATTAGTATGAAATTAGAACAAAGTCACTTGGTGTATTTGCAAACGGACGATAGTCCTTTGAAGCTGCAGCAACGACACAAATTGGAAG gttttataaaagaatatctttGTCTAGTAccaaatgaaaataaatatgtatttcaagAAACGGCAGATATTTTGCACAGATCAGCAGCAACAGTGACAGATTTCAGTGGCTATAGAGCGGCTACGGCTTGGAGTGCAATTTCCTTGTATGCAGCTAATTTACTGGCTCAGCCTTGGCGAAAAGAATATAGGACAGTGAGA ACGTACAGTGGTTATTACAAACACGAAGTAGAAGCAAATTTAATAGGTGCCGAGTTAATGTTTGAGCAAATGGGCTACAAGCACACTGCTTTAGGTGTACTGACTTTGCAAGGGCCAATCGATCCTGATAAGGTTTCAAATGTCAGTAGGGATGCCATTGTAGCTTTTGTGGAGTGTCAG ATTTTTAAGCAGATATGGGAAAGTGTATCACAGAAATACACTATCTCTTGGTTGGAGGTGTTGGAATTCCGTGAGAACCATGTTGGTGCGCCAGAACAGGCCATTCGAGCGTTAAATTATCGTTTCCTTGAGAAGGTGCATCAAAATCGGGTAAAAGCTGATAGCTACAAGAATTATTATCCACAACAAATGGGTATAGACGTCGTGTCGTTGCATCCATCTTATCGTCACATAATGCATGCTAATTATAACGCAACCATGCCATCAACTTATCAAACGGATTATCGGCACATCGAAGATACGACCAATGTGGCAGTACCGACCAACTATCGATATTATCAACCGATCGATCATCATGGTTTCGTTAATTGTTGCGCCAATTATGGTTTGCCCTCTCATGGgaataagttttatagtaataatgtGCCGAATCCATATTGCGCCACCTTACCAGCATATGCTGCCCGTGTACCAACTGGCAGACTGATAGAACTCGACGTACCGGTATCCGTGGCGAATTATGATAAAACGCACGCTCTCCGTAAATCCATGTCCCACCGGATATCGGACTTGGATGAGGTAGATTTTTACAAACGGCAGTCGAGCGATGGGGATCATTACGAACACGGTAAAAATGATAGAAAAATTGCTAGTAAATCGAATTCCAACGCTAGAAGGGACGGTTACGACACATGGGACTTCGTATACAGAAACCTTGAAAGTTTAGGCTACTACAAGGATCTCGATGATCGAGACAATGTATTACATCATAAGAAGGAACTAGATTCTATTCACATCAAGCACAAAACATTTAGACAAGCGGAAAATGAAGACAAATATAGCGCGCATAGATTGGAAAAGAAAAACGGTAGCAGGATCGAAGTTAACGAAGCGATCGATTCGTCCGAGACCAACGGCGAAAATCATCAGGATATTTTGCCTTTCAAGAAGAAATCCTCGTCTTTCGATTTATCGGATTCAAATAGATACAGTATCGATGCACATAATAGAGATAAAAAGCACAACAGTCAAACTTTACCGATTCCACGCACGCATAAATCATCGGATCAGATAGCGAAGATCGCGGATTCCTTAAAAAATCTCGATATAACACAAATGAGtaagcaaaaaaagaaagaggaggatGAAAAGAGATGGAATTGTGCCACGTGCACCTATTTGAATATGCCCGACTGTGACATCTGCGAGATGTGCGCTAAATCGAGATGCAAAGGAAACGAGGATAAGCCACTCGCCAGTGGCGGCAAGGAGTGTCCAAAATGCACACtggtaaatgaaaaaaatgtttctatctGTGATGCTTGTCAAACCAGTCTGAAGGATTCTCCGACCTACATATAG
- the LOC105835972 gene encoding protein tamozhennic isoform X2 has product MANDLIMRGKDRLQEISMKLEQSHLVYLQTDDSPLKLQQRHKLEGFIKEYLCLVPNENKYVFQETADILHRSAATVTDFSGYRAATAWSAISLYAANLLAQPWRKEYRTVRTYSGYYKHEVEANLIGAELMFEQMGYKHTALGVLTLQGPIDPDKVSNVSRDAIVAFVECQIFKQIWESVSQKYTISWLEVLEFRENHVGAPEQAIRALNYRFLEKVHQNRVKADSYKNYYPQQMGIDVVSLHPSYRHIMHANYNATMPSTYQTDYRHIEDTTNVAVPTNYRYYQPIDHHGFVNCCANYGLPSHGNKFYSNNVPNPYCATLPAYAARVPTGRLIELDVPVSVANYDKTHALRKSMSHRISDLDEVDFYKRQSSDGDHYEHGKNDRKIASKSNSNARRDGYDTWDFVYRNLESLGYYKDLDDRDNVLHHKKELDSIHIKHKTFRQAENEDKYSAHRLEKKNGSRIEVNEAIDSSETNGENHQDILPFKKKSSSFDLSDSNRYSIDAHNRDKKHNSQTLPIPRTHKSSDQIAKIADSLKNLDITQMSKQKKKEEDEKRWNCATCTYLNMPDCDICEMCAKSRCKGNEDKPLASGGKECPKCTLVNEKNVSICDACQTSLKDSPTYI; this is encoded by the exons ATGGCGAATGACTTGATAATGAGAGGCAAAGATAGATTACAAGAAATTAGTATGAAATTAGAACAAAGTCACTTGGTGTATTTGCAAACGGACGATAGTCCTTTGAAGCTGCAGCAACGACACAAATTGGAAG gttttataaaagaatatctttGTCTAGTAccaaatgaaaataaatatgtatttcaagAAACGGCAGATATTTTGCACAGATCAGCAGCAACAGTGACAGATTTCAGTGGCTATAGAGCGGCTACGGCTTGGAGTGCAATTTCCTTGTATGCAGCTAATTTACTGGCTCAGCCTTGGCGAAAAGAATATAGGACAGTGAGA ACGTACAGTGGTTATTACAAACACGAAGTAGAAGCAAATTTAATAGGTGCCGAGTTAATGTTTGAGCAAATGGGCTACAAGCACACTGCTTTAGGTGTACTGACTTTGCAAGGGCCAATCGATCCTGATAAGGTTTCAAATGTCAGTAGGGATGCCATTGTAGCTTTTGTGGAGTGTCAG ATTTTTAAGCAGATATGGGAAAGTGTATCACAGAAATACACTATCTCTTGGTTGGAGGTGTTGGAATTCCGTGAGAACCATGTTGGTGCGCCAGAACAGGCCATTCGAGCGTTAAATTATCGTTTCCTTGAGAAGGTGCATCAAAATCGGGTAAAAGCTGATAGCTACAAGAATTATTATCCACAACAAATGGGTATAGACGTCGTGTCGTTGCATCCATCTTATCGTCACATAATGCATGCTAATTATAACGCAACCATGCCATCAACTTATCAAACGGATTATCGGCACATCGAAGATACGACCAATGTGGCAGTACCGACCAACTATCGATATTATCAACCGATCGATCATCATGGTTTCGTTAATTGTTGCGCCAATTATGGTTTGCCCTCTCATGGgaataagttttatagtaataatgtGCCGAATCCATATTGCGCCACCTTACCAGCATATGCTGCCCGTGTACCAACTGGCAGACTGATAGAACTCGACGTACCGGTATCCGTGGCGAATTATGATAAAACGCACGCTCTCCGTAAATCCATGTCCCACCGGATATCGGACTTGGATGAGGTAGATTTTTACAAACGGCAGTCGAGCGATGGGGATCATTACGAACACGGTAAAAATGATAGAAAAATTGCTAGTAAATCGAATTCCAACGCTAGAAGGGACGGTTACGACACATGGGACTTCGTATACAGAAACCTTGAAAGTTTAGGCTACTACAAGGATCTCGATGATCGAGACAATGTATTACATCATAAGAAGGAACTAGATTCTATTCACATCAAGCACAAAACATTTAGACAAGCGGAAAATGAAGACAAATATAGCGCGCATAGATTGGAAAAGAAAAACGGTAGCAGGATCGAAGTTAACGAAGCGATCGATTCGTCCGAGACCAACGGCGAAAATCATCAGGATATTTTGCCTTTCAAGAAGAAATCCTCGTCTTTCGATTTATCGGATTCAAATAGATACAGTATCGATGCACATAATAGAGATAAAAAGCACAACAGTCAAACTTTACCGATTCCACGCACGCATAAATCATCGGATCAGATAGCGAAGATCGCGGATTCCTTAAAAAATCTCGATATAACACAAATGAGtaagcaaaaaaagaaagaggaggatGAAAAGAGATGGAATTGTGCCACGTGCACCTATTTGAATATGCCCGACTGTGACATCTGCGAGATGTGCGCTAAATCGAGATGCAAAGGAAACGAGGATAAGCCACTCGCCAGTGGCGGCAAGGAGTGTCCAAAATGCACACtggtaaatgaaaaaaatgtttctatctGTGATGCTTGTCAAACCAGTCTGAAGGATTCTCCGACCTACATATAG
- the LOC105841010 gene encoding activating signal cointegrator 1 isoform X3, translated as MEEWLQTKLSELLDFIVPDDLVQFILQIENERDLDDYLETLVDNENLSHRQFITELKKKRVLFNNQVRYKKTSDDNDMSKKQNDKKKGKVKGKKNVQVQETVKPEAKSEKIEKKKTKFVNLLSHGNVLLKGRHKCDCEANRHALINNCLNCGRIVCVQEGSGPCFFCGELVCSPEEQVLLQSNTKQGDNLYNKLMDQKPNKDLEESLKQRDKLLEFDRNSARRTKVIDDESDYYHSNSTWLSHDERKKLQKQKEEALARKHMSRLDRKVKIDFMGRVVVDEDQSINLQSEDLDCTLSYGDFENINICPTIEFDRPTSPFFIIHSYIKFVETGVFGTSRRVKSHTWNMESRIQDKEYLEMFDQGLCLSIHQPYASFLVAGIKRHEGRSWYSSHRGRLWIASAAKVPSSEEISNIKQMYRILKKNDIIEFPETYPTSCLLGCITVTDVLPREEYRKVYPEGESDSPYVVICENPYMLPIQFPMKGKCKIYKMDKKIHQAASKWLEKVMKTADNHSHCPIFFSPRLSQ; from the exons ATGGAGGAATGGTTGCAAACGAAATTGTCcgaattattagattttatagtTCCAGATGACTTAGTCCA gtttattttacaaatagaaAATGAAAGAGATTTAGATGATTACCTTGAAACCTTAGTAGATAATGAAAATCTAAGTCACAGGCAATTTATAACGgaattgaaaaagaaacgtG ttttatttaataatcaagtTAGATACAAGAAAACAAGTGACGACAATGACATGTCAAAGaaacaaaatgataaaaaaaagggaaaagttaaaggaaaaaaaaatgttcaa GTGCAAGAGACTGTAAAACCAGAGGCCAAATctgagaaaattgaaaaaaagaaaactaaatttgttaatttattgtcACATGGAAATGTTCTTTTAAAAG gaAGACATAAATGTGATTGTGAAGCAAACAGACacgcattaattaataattgtcttAATTGTGGAAGAATAGTCTGTGTACAAGAAGGCTCAGGACCATGTTTCTTTTGTGGAGAACTGGTTTGTTCTCCAGAGGAGCAAGTATTACTTCAAAGCAATACTAAGCAGGgtgataatttgtataataaattaatggatCAAAAACCAAATAAAGATCTCGAAGAGTCTCTTAAACAGAGAGATAAACTTCTCGAATTTGATCGCAATAG TGCCCGTCGTACCAAAGTGATCGATGACGAGTCAGATTATTATCACTCAAACAGCACTTGGCTTTCCCATGATGAGCGTAAGAAGTTACAGAAGCAAAAAGAGGAAGCATTAGCACGCAAACATATGTCACGTTTAGATAGAAAAGTTAAGATCGATTTTATGGGAAGAGTAGTAGTCGACGAAGATCAATCTATTAACTTGCAGTCAGAAGATCTTGATTGCACATTGTCGTATGGtgactttgaaaatataaatatttgtccaaCAATAGAATTTGATCGACCAACg TCACCTTTTTTCATTATACACTCTTATATCAAGTTTGTCGAGACGGGAGTATTTGGAACAAGCAGAAGAGTTAAAAGTCACACGTGGAATATGGAAAGCAGGATACAGGATAAAGAATATCTAGAAATGTTCGACCAAGGCCTATGTTTGAGCATTCATCAACCTTACGCATCTTTTCTCGTAGCGGGTATAAAAAG GCACGAGGGTAGAAGTTGGTATTCTTCGCATAGAGGAAGATTATGGATAGCTTCGGCTGCTAAAGTACCTTCCTCTGAAgaaatatctaatataaaacaaatgtatcgtatattaaaaaaaaatg ACATAATTGAGTTTCCTGAAACCTACCCCACAAGTTGTTTGTTAGGTTGCATAACGGTGACTGACGTTTTACCTCGGGAAGAATACAGAAAAGTGTACCCAGAAGGAGAAAGTGATAGTCCATACGTCGTTATATGTGAAAATCCTTACATGTTACCAATACAATTCCCCATGAaaggaaaatgtaaaattt ATAAAATGgacaaaaaaattcatcaaGCTGCTTCCAAGTGGTTAGAAAAAGTCATGAAAACGGCTG ataatcaCTCTCACTGTCCTATATTCTTTTCGCCAAGGCTGAGCCAGTAA
- the LOC105841010 gene encoding activating signal cointegrator 1 isoform X2 codes for MEEWLQTKLSELLDFIVPDDLVQFILQIENERDLDDYLETLVDNENLSHRQFITELKKKRVLFNNQVRYKKTSDDNDMSKKQNDKKKGKVKGKKNVQVQETVKPEAKSEKIEKKKTKFVNLLSHGNVLLKGRHKCDCEANRHALINNCLNCGRIVCVQEGSGPCFFCGELVCSPEEQVLLQSNTKQGDNLYNKLMDQKPNKDLEESLKQRDKLLEFDRNSARRTKVIDDESDYYHSNSTWLSHDERKKLQKQKEEALARKHMSRLDRKVKIDFMGRVVVDEDQSINLQSEDLDCTLSYGDFENINICPTIEFDRPTFVETGVFGTSRRVKSHTWNMESRIQDKEYLEMFDQGLCLSIHQPYASFLVAGIKRHEGRSWYSSHRGRLWIASAAKVPSSEEISNIKQMYRILKKNDIIEFPETYPTSCLLGCITVTDVLPREEYRKVYPEGESDSPYVVICENPYMLPIQFPMKGKCKIYKMDKKIHQAASKWLEKVMKTAASPEDLFTKLVKKLSRSVTLHRLSLQIEKILFLLTVIF; via the exons ATGGAGGAATGGTTGCAAACGAAATTGTCcgaattattagattttatagtTCCAGATGACTTAGTCCA gtttattttacaaatagaaAATGAAAGAGATTTAGATGATTACCTTGAAACCTTAGTAGATAATGAAAATCTAAGTCACAGGCAATTTATAACGgaattgaaaaagaaacgtG ttttatttaataatcaagtTAGATACAAGAAAACAAGTGACGACAATGACATGTCAAAGaaacaaaatgataaaaaaaagggaaaagttaaaggaaaaaaaaatgttcaa GTGCAAGAGACTGTAAAACCAGAGGCCAAATctgagaaaattgaaaaaaagaaaactaaatttgttaatttattgtcACATGGAAATGTTCTTTTAAAAG gaAGACATAAATGTGATTGTGAAGCAAACAGACacgcattaattaataattgtcttAATTGTGGAAGAATAGTCTGTGTACAAGAAGGCTCAGGACCATGTTTCTTTTGTGGAGAACTGGTTTGTTCTCCAGAGGAGCAAGTATTACTTCAAAGCAATACTAAGCAGGgtgataatttgtataataaattaatggatCAAAAACCAAATAAAGATCTCGAAGAGTCTCTTAAACAGAGAGATAAACTTCTCGAATTTGATCGCAATAG TGCCCGTCGTACCAAAGTGATCGATGACGAGTCAGATTATTATCACTCAAACAGCACTTGGCTTTCCCATGATGAGCGTAAGAAGTTACAGAAGCAAAAAGAGGAAGCATTAGCACGCAAACATATGTCACGTTTAGATAGAAAAGTTAAGATCGATTTTATGGGAAGAGTAGTAGTCGACGAAGATCAATCTATTAACTTGCAGTCAGAAGATCTTGATTGCACATTGTCGTATGGtgactttgaaaatataaatatttgtccaaCAATAGAATTTGATCGACCAACg TTTGTCGAGACGGGAGTATTTGGAACAAGCAGAAGAGTTAAAAGTCACACGTGGAATATGGAAAGCAGGATACAGGATAAAGAATATCTAGAAATGTTCGACCAAGGCCTATGTTTGAGCATTCATCAACCTTACGCATCTTTTCTCGTAGCGGGTATAAAAAG GCACGAGGGTAGAAGTTGGTATTCTTCGCATAGAGGAAGATTATGGATAGCTTCGGCTGCTAAAGTACCTTCCTCTGAAgaaatatctaatataaaacaaatgtatcgtatattaaaaaaaaatg ACATAATTGAGTTTCCTGAAACCTACCCCACAAGTTGTTTGTTAGGTTGCATAACGGTGACTGACGTTTTACCTCGGGAAGAATACAGAAAAGTGTACCCAGAAGGAGAAAGTGATAGTCCATACGTCGTTATATGTGAAAATCCTTACATGTTACCAATACAATTCCCCATGAaaggaaaatgtaaaattt ATAAAATGgacaaaaaaattcatcaaGCTGCTTCCAAGTGGTTAGAAAAAGTCATGAAAACGGCTG CAAGCCCCGAAGATCTTTTCACAAAACTCGTTAAAAAACTCTCTCGGTCTGTAACATTGCATAGACTATCATTGCAAAtcgaaaaaattctctttttattaactgtcattttttaa
- the LOC105841010 gene encoding activating signal cointegrator 1 isoform X1 — MEEWLQTKLSELLDFIVPDDLVQFILQIENERDLDDYLETLVDNENLSHRQFITELKKKRVLFNNQVRYKKTSDDNDMSKKQNDKKKGKVKGKKNVQVQETVKPEAKSEKIEKKKTKFVNLLSHGNVLLKGRHKCDCEANRHALINNCLNCGRIVCVQEGSGPCFFCGELVCSPEEQVLLQSNTKQGDNLYNKLMDQKPNKDLEESLKQRDKLLEFDRNSARRTKVIDDESDYYHSNSTWLSHDERKKLQKQKEEALARKHMSRLDRKVKIDFMGRVVVDEDQSINLQSEDLDCTLSYGDFENINICPTIEFDRPTSPFFIIHSYIKFVETGVFGTSRRVKSHTWNMESRIQDKEYLEMFDQGLCLSIHQPYASFLVAGIKRHEGRSWYSSHRGRLWIASAAKVPSSEEISNIKQMYRILKKNDIIEFPETYPTSCLLGCITVTDVLPREEYRKVYPEGESDSPYVVICENPYMLPIQFPMKGKCKIYKMDKKIHQAASKWLEKVMKTAASPEDLFTKLVKKLSRSVTLHRLSLQIEKILFLLTVIF, encoded by the exons ATGGAGGAATGGTTGCAAACGAAATTGTCcgaattattagattttatagtTCCAGATGACTTAGTCCA gtttattttacaaatagaaAATGAAAGAGATTTAGATGATTACCTTGAAACCTTAGTAGATAATGAAAATCTAAGTCACAGGCAATTTATAACGgaattgaaaaagaaacgtG ttttatttaataatcaagtTAGATACAAGAAAACAAGTGACGACAATGACATGTCAAAGaaacaaaatgataaaaaaaagggaaaagttaaaggaaaaaaaaatgttcaa GTGCAAGAGACTGTAAAACCAGAGGCCAAATctgagaaaattgaaaaaaagaaaactaaatttgttaatttattgtcACATGGAAATGTTCTTTTAAAAG gaAGACATAAATGTGATTGTGAAGCAAACAGACacgcattaattaataattgtcttAATTGTGGAAGAATAGTCTGTGTACAAGAAGGCTCAGGACCATGTTTCTTTTGTGGAGAACTGGTTTGTTCTCCAGAGGAGCAAGTATTACTTCAAAGCAATACTAAGCAGGgtgataatttgtataataaattaatggatCAAAAACCAAATAAAGATCTCGAAGAGTCTCTTAAACAGAGAGATAAACTTCTCGAATTTGATCGCAATAG TGCCCGTCGTACCAAAGTGATCGATGACGAGTCAGATTATTATCACTCAAACAGCACTTGGCTTTCCCATGATGAGCGTAAGAAGTTACAGAAGCAAAAAGAGGAAGCATTAGCACGCAAACATATGTCACGTTTAGATAGAAAAGTTAAGATCGATTTTATGGGAAGAGTAGTAGTCGACGAAGATCAATCTATTAACTTGCAGTCAGAAGATCTTGATTGCACATTGTCGTATGGtgactttgaaaatataaatatttgtccaaCAATAGAATTTGATCGACCAACg TCACCTTTTTTCATTATACACTCTTATATCAAGTTTGTCGAGACGGGAGTATTTGGAACAAGCAGAAGAGTTAAAAGTCACACGTGGAATATGGAAAGCAGGATACAGGATAAAGAATATCTAGAAATGTTCGACCAAGGCCTATGTTTGAGCATTCATCAACCTTACGCATCTTTTCTCGTAGCGGGTATAAAAAG GCACGAGGGTAGAAGTTGGTATTCTTCGCATAGAGGAAGATTATGGATAGCTTCGGCTGCTAAAGTACCTTCCTCTGAAgaaatatctaatataaaacaaatgtatcgtatattaaaaaaaaatg ACATAATTGAGTTTCCTGAAACCTACCCCACAAGTTGTTTGTTAGGTTGCATAACGGTGACTGACGTTTTACCTCGGGAAGAATACAGAAAAGTGTACCCAGAAGGAGAAAGTGATAGTCCATACGTCGTTATATGTGAAAATCCTTACATGTTACCAATACAATTCCCCATGAaaggaaaatgtaaaattt ATAAAATGgacaaaaaaattcatcaaGCTGCTTCCAAGTGGTTAGAAAAAGTCATGAAAACGGCTG CAAGCCCCGAAGATCTTTTCACAAAACTCGTTAAAAAACTCTCTCGGTCTGTAACATTGCATAGACTATCATTGCAAAtcgaaaaaattctctttttattaactgtcattttttaa